In Novipirellula caenicola, one genomic interval encodes:
- a CDS encoding YdeI/OmpD-associated family protein, translating to MTPRKPTNSSDEGMTNTSPVGKTYSFEATLENWAEGMDYCAAPVPTEITKALGTKAAVLVMARVNDSQPFKVSLFPVGGGKHYIRIKASVRRETKTKTGDRIQLRIKVLDRDDVEIPDDLMMAMHADGVEEAFMSLSPGKRNYIVRRIEDAVKPETRDKRIQEALAAAKKQR from the coding sequence ATGACTCCCCGCAAACCAACAAATTCATCTGACGAAGGTATGACAAATACTTCCCCGGTGGGCAAAACGTACTCCTTTGAAGCAACGCTGGAAAACTGGGCCGAGGGGATGGACTACTGTGCCGCACCTGTCCCGACAGAAATCACAAAGGCCTTGGGCACGAAAGCCGCCGTCTTGGTCATGGCGCGTGTGAACGACTCACAACCATTCAAGGTCAGTCTATTTCCGGTCGGCGGCGGAAAACACTACATCCGCATCAAGGCCAGCGTTCGTCGTGAAACGAAGACAAAGACTGGCGATCGAATCCAACTACGGATCAAAGTCTTAGATCGTGATGATGTAGAAATCCCCGACGATCTGATGATGGCGATGCACGCCGACGGGGTGGAAGAAGCGTTCATGTCACTGTCACCGGGAAAACGAAACTACATTGTCCGCCGGATTGAAGACGCGGTCAAACCCGAAACCCGGGATAAAAGAATCCAAGAGGCTTTGGCCGCTGCGAAAAAACAACGATAG